The following proteins come from a genomic window of Malus domestica chromosome 02, GDT2T_hap1:
- the LOC103450621 gene encoding UDP-glycosyltransferase 91C1-like, with amino-acid sequence MESKDQKKLHIAMFPWLAYGHLMPFLEVSKFLAQKGHQISFISTPKNINRLRSSSFSPLINFVELPLPAVDGLPESVESTSELPINKVPYLKKAYDLLKPSVMHFIQHSSVNWVVHDIICYWMPRVATQLGVNSVYFNITNASTLAFLGPPTELLGDKRRRPEDFTVVPEWVDYPSNVAFKQHEMVSHWDCMDDEVSDFQRLAGSIQDCNFVTMRSCTEFESDAVSLLRKIYGKPVVPLGLLPPGSAPHQHGVANDRGDDKWEVLREWLESKKPNSVVYIALGTEVTLSQELMHELAHGIEKSGLPFIWVVNNRPLVEGVLGSDIIPLGFETRVEDRGLVLRGWAPQLKILGHISIGGFLTHCGWSSVVEALGYGRALILFSGANSDQGLIARLMHDKQVGLEIPRDEQDGSFTSDSVAELIGRVMVEKEGESIRSNARAMKEIFGNVELNNKCLDEFTRVLETWPK; translated from the coding sequence ATGGAGAGCAAAGATCAGAAGAAACTTCACATAGCCATGTTCCCATGGCTAGCCTACGGACACCTAATGCCATTTCTGGAGGTCTCCAAGTTCTTAGCTCAAAAGGGTCACCAAATCTCTTTCATCTCCACCCCCAAAAACATCAATCGCCTCCGATCCTCCTCCTTTTCCCCGCTCATCAATTTCGTCGAGCTTCCTCTCCCCGCCGTCGACGGCTTACCGGAATCCGTTGAGTCCACCTCCGAGCTACCAATCAACAAAGTCCCTTACCTCAAAAAAGCATACGACTTGCTCAAGCCTTCAGTCATGCATTTCATCCAACACTCGAGCGTCAACTGGGTCGTCCATGACATCATTTGCTACTGGATGCCCAGAGTCGCCACTCAGCTGGGAGTCAACTCGGTCTACTTCAACATCACCAACGCCAGTACCTTGGCTTTCTTGGGTCCTCCGACCGAGTTACTCGGCGATAAACGCAGGCGACCGGAGGACTTTACGGTCGTCCCCGAGTGGGTCGACTATCCTTCCAACGTTGCTTTTAAGCAGCATGAGATGGTGAGCCACTGGGATTGCATGGACGATGAGGTCTCCGATTTTCAGAGACTCGCGGGTTCGATTCAAGATTGTAATTTTGTGACTATGCGGAGCTGCACCGAGTTCGAATCTGACGCGGTGAGTTTGCTCAGGAAGATCTACGGCAAACCCGTTGTTCCACTCGGGCTGCTTCCGCCTGGCTCAGCACCACATCAGCATGGCGTCGCTAACGATCGAGGGGATGACAAGTGGGAAGTGTTGAGAGAGTGGCTCGAAAGTAAGAAACCGAACTCGGTGGTTTACATCGCCCTCGGCACCGAGGTGACTCTGAGTCAAGAGTTGATGCACGAGTTGGCACATGGGATAGAGAAATCCGGGTTGCCCTTTATTTGGGTGGTCAACAATCGCCCGTTGGTGGAGGGCGTGTTGGGCTCCGATATAATTCCACTCGGGTTTGAAACACGAGTAGAGGATCGAGGCTTGGTCTTGAGAGGTTGGGCCCCACAACTTAAGATTCTAGGTCATATTTCGATCGGAGGTTTCCTAACTCATTGTGGTTGGAGTTCAGTTGTCGAGGCACTAGGGTACGGGCGGGCTTTGATTTTGTTTTCGGGTGCTAATTCCGACCAAGGGTTGATCGCGAGACTAATGCACGATAAGCAGGTCGGGTTGGAGATACCGAGGGACGAGCAAGACGGGTCGTTTACGAGTGACTCGGTGGCCGAGTTGATTGGGCGAGTGATGGTGGAGAAAGAAGGTGAGTCCATAAGGTCAAATGCACGGGCCATGAAGGAGATATTTGGCAATGTAGAGTTGAACAACAAGTGCTTGGACGAGTTCACTCGGGTCCTTGAAACCTGGCCCAAATAA
- the LOC103450610 gene encoding single myb histone 4-like, with protein sequence MGNPKQKWTVEEEEALRAGVRKHGTGKWKDIQKDPEFNPFLSSRSNIDLKDKWRNMTVSSTGPREKSRPKARTNPDVAVASVSVPQTSSAAPVRRDSPAAAAATPARRDSPAAAPVGLDSPAAAPVGRDSLAEAPVRRDAPAATPFKREPSTETPVRRDTTPVADDSSTGLSDAIPAPVCNAMIFEALAATTDPNGLDTSAIASFIEQRNEVPQNFRRSLTGRLRRLVQQDKLEKIQQCYKVKTDPLSVMKAPAPMQNDIQPKQSQSPVYVTVGSDTLEESARAAAQSIAEAEYKSYLAAEQMKEAERISFMVEDTESMLLLANEILEQCSEGEVVMVG encoded by the exons atgggaaaTCCGAAGCAAAAATGGAcggtggaggaagaagaagctctGAGAGCGGGGGTTAGGAAACACGGCACTGGCAAGTGGAAGGACATCCAGAAGGACCCCGAGTTCAACCCCTTTCTCTCTTCTCGCTCCAATATTGATCTCAAG GACAAATGGAGGAATATGACTGTTAGTAGCACGGGGCCTCGGGAAAAATCAAGGCCCAAAGCAAGAACAAACCCAGATGTTGCTGTTGCTTCAGTATCCGTTCCccagacttcttctgctgctccaGTCAGACGCGATTCAccggcagcagcagcagcaaccccAGCTAGACGTGATTCACCAGCGGCAGCCCCAGTCGGACTTGATTCACCAGCGGCAGCCCCAGTCGGACGTGATTCACTAGCAGAAGCTCCAGTCAGGCGCGATGCACCAGCGGCAACTCCATTCAAACGCGAGCCATCAACAGAAACTCCAGTCAGACGCGATACAACTCCAGTTGCGGATGATTCCTCGACTGGCTTATCTGATGCAATACCTGCTCCAGT GTGCAATGCAATGATTTTCGAAGCACTTGCTGCCACGACAGATCCAAATGGATTGGACACTAGTGCTATTGCTAGCTTTATTGAG CAAAGGAATGAGGTCCCCCAAAATTTTAGAAGGTCATTAACTGGTAGGTTGAGAAGGCTGGTTCAGCAAGACAAACTTGAAAAG ATTCAACAGTGCTACAAGGTGAAAACCGATCCCTTGAGTGTGATGAAAGCACCTGCCCCGATGCAAAATGACATCCAACCAAAGCAATCGCAGAGTCCAGTATATGTGACCGTTGGTAGTGATACGTTGGAGGAATCGGCACGGGCTGCTGCACAGAGCATTGCCGAAGCAGAATACAAATCATATCTGGCAGCAGAACAAATGAAAGAGGCAGAGAGGATTTCTTTCATGGTTGAAGACACAGAATCAATGCTGCTGTTAGCAAACGAGATTTTGGAGCAAT GTTCAGAAGGTGAAGTCGTGATGGTGGGGTGA
- the LOC103450601 gene encoding lycopene epsilon cyclase, chloroplastic gives MDCVAAMTASFCPTWRARRRGGLAGGKEGPFFRYGLCNKVSLLRVRASAGGEGGGVGVAVKEGFADEEDFMKGGGPELLLVQMQQKKVMEKQSKLAEKLLPIPVGDSVLDLVVIGCGPAGLALAAESAKLGLKVGLIGPDLPFTNNYGVWEDEFKDLGLEGCIEHVWQNTIVYLDGDSDPIMIDRAYGRVCRDMLHEELLRKCVESGVSYLDSRVESIVEASNGISLVSCGHNIVVSCRLATVASGAASGKLLQYEVGGPKVSVQTAYGIEVEVESNPYDPEVMVFMDYRDYMKQKVRSSEAEYPTFLYVMPMSPTRLFFEETCLASKEAMPFDLLKKKLLSRLQTMGIRITKTYEEEWSWIPVGGSLPNTEQKNLAFGAAACMVHPATGYSVARSLSEAPKYASVIATILKPDHNKAIRSRQISNENISMLAWNTLWPQERKRQRSFFLFGLALILQQDIEGIRIFFHTFFRLPTWMWQGFLGSTLSSADLILFALYMFVLAPNNLRKNLVRHLLSDPSGATMIRTYFTFH, from the exons ATGGACTGCGTTGCAGCAATGACGGCGTCGTTTTGCCCGACCTGGAGGGCGAGGAGAAGAGGAGGACTGGCGGGTGGAAAGGAAGGTCCTTTTTTCCGGTATGGTTTGTGCAACAAGGTTTCTCTGCTGCGAGTGAGAGCGAGTGCAGGAGGCGAAGGGGGCGGTGTTGGGGTGGCGGTGAAGGAAGGGTTTGCGGACGAGGAGGATTTCATGAAGGGCGGCGGGCCGGAACTGCTCTTAGTTCAAATGCAGCAGAAAAAGGTCATGGAGAAGCAGTCCAAGCTCGCTGAAAAG CTACTGCCAATACCAGTAGGAGATAGTGTTCTGGATTTGGTGGTGATTGGTTGTGGTCCGGCAGGTCTTGCTCTGGCTGCAGAATCAGCCAAGTTGGGATTAAAAGTTGGGCTTATTGGCCCTGATCTCCCTTTCACAAACAACTATGGTGTTTGGGAGGATGAATTCAAAG ATCTTGGACTAGAAGGGTGTATTGAGCATGTTTGGCAGAACACCATAGTGTATCTTGACGGTGATTCGGACCCCATTATGATCGATCGTGCTTATGGTCGTGTTTGTCGAGACATGCTACACGAGGAGCTCTTGAGAAA gtGTGTGGAGTCAGGTGTTTCGTACCTCGATTCAAGGGTGGAAAGTATTGTTGAAGCTAGCAATGGGATTAGCCTTGTATCCTGTGGCCACAATATTGTTGTTTCGTGCAG GCTTGCTACTGTTGCATCAGGAGCTGCTTCGGGGAAGCTTTTGCAGTACGAGGTGGGTGGTCCAAAGGTGTCTGTCCAAACAGCATATGGTATCGAGGTTGAG GTGGAAAGTAACCCATATGATCCCGAAGTGATGGTTTTCATGGATTATAGAGACTACATGAAACAAAAAGTTCGGTCTTCAGAAGCAGAATATCCAACGTTTCTTTATGTCATGCCCATGTCTCCGACTAGATTGTTCTTTGAG GAAACTTGCTTGGCTTCTAAAGAAGCCATGCCTTTTGATttattgaagaaaaagctcttgTCACGGTTACAGACAATGGGAATCCGTATTACAAAAACTTATGAAGAG GAATGGTCTTGGATTCCGGTTGGTGGTTCCTTACCAAATACAGAGCAAAAGAACCTAGCATTTGGTGCTGCTGCTTGCATGGTACATCCTGCCACAG GATATTCAGTTGCAAGGTCTTTGTCGGAGGCTCCAAAATACGCTTCTGTGATTGCAACTATTTTGAAGCCAGATCATAATAAGGCCATTCGCAGCCGCCAAATAAGTAACGAGAACATCTCGATGCTAG CATGGAATACACTCTGGCCGCAAGAAAGGAAACGCCAAAGATCATTCTTTCTTTTCGGACTAGCGCTTATTCTGCAGCAGGACATCGAGGGCATCAGGATATTCTTTCACACTTTCTTCCGCTTACCCACCTG GATGTGGCAGGGTTTCCTCGGCTCTACGTTGTCCTCGGCTGATCTCATCCTTTTCGCGTTGTATATGTTTGTTTTAGCACCAAATAACTTGAGAAAGAACCTCGTCAGACACCTACTTTCTGATCCTTCCGGAGCCACTATGATTAGAACCTATTTCACATTCCATTAG